The segment TTCTTGATGATCATATCCCAGCAAATGAAGAAATCCATGTACGGTTAAAAACCCTATTTCCCTCTCCAAGGAGTGGTTATATTCCTCTGCCTGTTCCTTCGCTTTATCAACCGAGATAACAATGTCTCCCAAAACTAATGGAATGTCATCACCGATAATATCCAGTTCACCTTCGACCGTTTCCTCCAATGCGAAGGAGATAACATCTGTAGGCCGGTCCTGTTGCCTGTAATTACGATTCAACTCTTGGATTTCCTTATCATCCACAAAATTCACTGATATTTCAGCTTCATTGGAAATGCCTTCCTTCTCAGCTGAAAATAGGAGTAATCGATGCAATAAATCAATATAATCGGTAGGGACAGAGTTTGTTGAATCATGAAAGTCAATATACATTATTTTGCCTCCTTCATAGGTTACTGAATTATCGAATGAAAAATACCTTAGCGTAATTGGGGGTTGGCAATCCAGCATAGGATCATTCACAATGGATGCGACAATTTCTTCAATTTTTTTCTGTGGGTTCTTTTAATGAACGAACAGTCGCTTCCACCGGATCACATACACAGATAATGGCTGCTTCTTTTGTTTGTGGCTTTGGCCCTGGATACCGATATTTTTTTCGTTCAGCTGTTTGTTGCTGTCTCTTTCCTTATGCTTCTGTTAATATCTTTTTAAGCAATGGCTAGTTCGGATTCGAGAGCTGCAATAATTTTGAATCAGACAGGATTCCTTATCCTGTTTCAAAAAAAGGAAGTAATCCAAGTGTCAACACTGCTGAAAGAAATGCAGAGGCTGCCCCGAAACCGGATTGTATAAATAGATCACTGATAGCATATTTTTCAAATGAAAGAAATATAAATAATAATACAACTGTAACATGCACCACAATTATTCTAATACCCGCTTTGAGAATTGTTAAACGATCTTTTACATGTACTAAAAACATAATTCCGGCTAGTTGGAAAAAAAGAATTAGACACCTGCCTCAACATTAAACAAAACTGGTATTTCACTAAAAATGATACTGCCTAGAATAGCATAAAGTGTACTAAGAATAATCGGAAGTCGTTCATTAATTAATTATTTAACTAATAAAACAAATACGTTGCTTCACATTTGAAATTGCGGTTTCACTATTTTCTGTCCGGACCCCATTTTCCATGGCATCCCTTAAAGCGGAAATAAACAGCTTTCTTCCTTCTTCCCGCGCGCTAGTGGGTAAATAGCAAATACAGGTAGTACTATAAAAATCCATTGGTTCTTCGTTTTGAACAATGCCTTTACATGAACCTTCATTTTCTTTTTCATCTGTTCATCCGGTATTACGAATTGATAGTATAGAAATAAGCTAATTCTATCTTATACGCCTACATAAAAATACTAACTATCCTTTTCATAAGCATCAATAATTCGCTGTACTAATGGATGTCTAACTACATCTGTCTGGTCAAGGTGTATAAAGGCTATCCCTTTGACAGAAGACAAGAGTTTACTTGCTACTTTAAGGCCTGACGTCGCTCCTTTTGGTAAATCTATTTGTGTTACATCACCAGTGACGATCATTTTCGACCCAAATCCTAAACGGGTTAAGAACATCTTGATCTGCTCAGGTGTTGTATTCTGCGCTTCATCCAATATGACAAATGCATCATCAAGTGTACGTCCACGCATATATGCAAGTGGTGCAATTTCTATGGTTTCTCTCTCAAGTAAACGCAAGGTATGTTCCGCACCGAGCACATCATGTAATGCGTCATATAAAGGCCTTAGGTAAGGATCAACCTTTTCCTTTAGATCACCAGGTAAAAATCCCAAACTTTCTCCTGCTTCAACAGCGGGCCGGGTTAGTATAATTTTTTTGACCAGGCCGTTTTTCAACGCATGAACTGCCATTACAACAGCTAAATATGTTTTACCAGTACCCGCAGGCCCAATTCCGAAACATAAGTCATATGCTCTGATATTAGCGACGTATTCCTTTTGGCCTAATGTTTTAATCCGGATCGGTTTTCCTTTTACATTCTTCGTTATCTCATCTTCAAAGAGGGTTTCAAACTGTTTGATCTTTCCAGCTTTAGCTAAATCAACAGCATAAATGACATCACGTTCAGAGATCGATAGACCTTTTCTGATAACAGATAATAATGCTAAAAGAACGCTCTGAACAAGTGATATATCTTCATCTGATCCTGAAACACTAATCTTTTCCCCTCGCGTTACAATAGAGACATTTAATTGTTCTTCCAGTTGTTTTAAATATTTATCATTGTTTCCAAACAAAGCTAATGCTTCGCTTGAACTTGTTAATTGTAAGTCTATAACAGTAAGGTTTTCCGACATAATCAATCTCCTTGACTTATAGGTTCAATTGGTTCAGCTTTGGCGATATTTTCTTCTACACTGATATATAAGTTTAATTTAACTTTACCACTCTCTATTGTTTCATGCAAAACATTCTCAGAGATAATTTGCGACTCTGGACCCAGCTGTAATTTCAATTCATTTTTCGCTTGCTGAATACCTGTATTTATTGCTTCTTCTTTTGTTCTTTCAACAGTATTATACACCTTTTCACTTAAAGTAGTATCAATAAATTTTACGGGTAACTCCCAGTTAAAGAAACGGATTGAATTTTCATTCGTTTCTCTATGGATGTCTTCGTAATCCGGATCTCTGAATCCCCATATTGGTAATTGCAGGTTTCCTATGCCTAAATAATACTTTTTCTCCTGTTCACCGCTTAGCATTTCATAGTTCCCTTCTAATGGAACATTTACGGATACTTCATACCATGTAGTTGCTGTTATATCACCTTCAGCAGCTACGAGGTCTAATTGTCTCTCGCTATCCTCCTCATCCTCTTCATTCTCTTCGTTTTCTTCTTCATTAATTATACCTGAGACCAGCACATCTCCTGGCTCAACATAATCATTAACGCTCGCTTTAGGTAGTCCTTGTGAGACATACATATTTTTAATAACACCCTTTTTCGTTGCCACCAAATGCTGCGGCCCCGTAGGCTCTTCTTCTTCGACAATTGACTTTTCAACACCCTCAAGGTAAAAGGTTGTCCCTTTTTGTTCTACACCAACCCATAACAATTCAGGAACATCTTTTATTAATTGATCTTGAATAGCAGTTGGCTGCTCCAATGTAAAAATCCATGCACCGGAATGAACACCGTAATCATCAAGCTGTTCACTGATTTTTTCTTCAATCTCCGTTGGCACCCCGGTGATTTGAACCTCCCAGATAATATTCGATAAAAATATGACGAGCATAATACTCATAATCAGTCCAATCATCAGTGGTTTTTTCTTTATAAAACGTTTTATAAAAAATGGATATCCTTTCTTATCCGTGAATGCTAATTTATAATCTGTTTTTCTTTTTATTGCTTTTATTTCTTTTACATCACGCAGTCTAACATTGCCAGAACACGTATCATCATCTGTTTTTTTTACATCCCATACTGGAATACCTTGTTGCATACATCTTTGGAAAAATAACTCTGGCCTGTCTCCTTTAATTAAAATTGTTACATATCCTGTAATAAATGCACCTTGTTTATGCTTCATTTCGTCCTCCTTAAATCAGCGAATATTAATCAGGAATAAATTTCACTTCTGTAATTGTACCTTCCAATAAAATTTCCTCTGGTAACATCATTTTTAATACAAAGGAAGATCCCGTAATTTGGATAAAACCTTTATTTGTTTTTAATCGAAGTTCCGTATCAGAATAGGTTGCTAATCCTTGGTGGTTTTCAATATAGACATGAATTTGTCCGATTATCGTTATTCGTGGTAATTCAAGCATCACATCAGAAGGAAGTGCAAGATATTTTACTAACCAAGGACGGATATGCTGTTGCCATTTTTTCACTAGGGCATCCCCCTCTCATAACCATGTTTATGACGGAGATGAAAAGATAAGAACAATAAAGAAAAAAGAGCCATCAACAATGGAGCTACTGAAGCTACCTTGTTAATGACTCTTGATTAATTACTATTTTCTTCGTTTTGCATGATTAATTTCGTAAGGTTTTTTTGCTCTTGGTGACCCTAAAACCTCTGACATAATAATACCGTTTACTAATCCTGTTTTTCCTAAGTTACGTTTAATTTGCCTTTTTAAATTCTCTTGGTTCCCGGAATTTTCCTTATTAGGCTCACGTAACGTATTTCCAATAATTCCATCATGAGGGAGTTTTTCCATCGCGTCTTTTGTCTCGGTTCGCAATTGGTTCGCCAAACGTCCCAGCTGTTCACTTTGCTGTTCTTCAATGGATGTAGGAACTGGCTGATTGGATTGACTCTCATGATTCCTTCTCTGTTGTTGTGGTTGATTACCTCCACCAGAAGGATTTGGCCTAGGTCTAGGTCTATTCGTTTGCCTTTTTTCCTGTTCTTGTTCCGCTGAACTGTTCCTCACGAACCCTATAATCCCAGCTATAATAATGATGACTATAAACAGGTTATCCATAATCAATTGTATAAGAGATTCCACAATAACCCTCCTTTACCGGTGTCGATTAGCTTATTTCGGGTTATTATCATCATTATCTTCTTCTGTCAGTTTACCGATGGAATCACGCATATCTGTATCTGCATCGATATTTTTATAGCTCATATAATCCATTACTCCTAAATTACCTGAACGAAGGGCTTCTGCAAGTGCGAGTGGTACATCAGCTTCAGCTTCCACAACTTTTGCGCGCATTTCTTGTACACGTGCGAGCATTTCTTGTTCTTGCGCAACAGCCATCGCGCGTCTTTCTTCGGCTTTCGCTTGTGCGATGTTTTTATCTGCCTCAGCTTGATCTGTTTGCAGAATAGCACCAATGTTTTTACCGATGTCAACATCAGCAATATCGATCGATAGAATTTCAAAGGCAGTTCCTGAGTCAAGTCCCTTACTTAACACAGTCTGTGAAATCATGTCGGGATTTTCTAATACTTTTGTATGTGCTTCTGAACTACCAATTGTACTTACAACACCTTCACCGACACGTGCAATAATTGTTTCTTCCCCTGCACCACCGACTAGACGATCAATGTTAGCACGAACCGTAATTCTTGCTTTTGCTTTTACTTCGATCCCATCCATCGCAATCCCAGCAATAAATGGTGTTTCAATAACTTCAGGGTTAACACTCATTTGTACCGCTTCAAGTACATCACGACCTGCTAGGTCAATAGCTGCGCCACGCTCAAAAGGTAACTCGATATTCGCTCTATGTGCTGCGATAAGCGCATTTACCACTCTGTCTACATTACCACCAGCCAGGTAATGACTCTCAAGCTGGTTGGTTTGCACGCTTAATCCTGCTTTATGTGCCTTAATTAAAGGATTAATTACTCTATTTGGCACAACTCGACGTAAGCGCATCCCTATTAATGTAAAGATTCCCACTTTAACTCCAGCTGCTAGAGCACTAATCCATAGCATAACCGGAATAAATGTGAATAATATAGCTACAGCAATCAAGATTAACGCGATTATAATAATCGGCATAAGTTCTGATATTTCCATGCTAATTCCTCCTGTTTTTGTATTTTCTCTTCATTATATTATAATTCTATAACGACAATCCGAACTCCTTCTACTTTTACAATTTTTATTTGCTTATCTTTGTCGATAAACGACCCCTCTGATATGACATCCAAACGCTCGTCACCAAACTCTCCCGCTCCGGAAGGCCTTAAGGGGGTTACTGCAATACCCTCCATACCGATTAATTCCAAACGATTTTGGGAGGACACATAACCTTGTTCTGTCGTTGTTTGATCCTTTAAGATAATATGACGAAAGACACCTTTATCCATGCCAATTCTTCTAAATAGTATGACTGCAGCTATGACTGCTACTAAAAAGGCAATTCCAATACTCATCGACATATGCCCTAAATCATAGCCGGACATTAACAGTGATCCAACCACTGCTAAAGCGCCGAGTACACCAACAATTCCACCAGGTACAAAGAATTCAGCAATGATTAAAGCAATTCCTATGATAAGGAGCACAATAGCCTCCGTACCTGCTAATCCAGCGATAAAGTGACCATAGAAGAATAATAATAATGCCACAATTCCCATTATTCCCGGGATACCGAAACCTGGTGAAAATATTTCCACTATTAATCCTAGACTTGCTATTGACAGCAAAATTGGAATTACAACAGGGTTTGTTAAAAACCTGGCAACATCTTCAGCAAGTGCAGTTTCTGCTTCAAAAATAGTTGCATTCGATAAACCTAGTTCATTCAACAATTCGGCTCGGTCATCAACAATACCTTGTGCATATTCAACCTCTACTGCTGAATTCGGATCAAGTGTTAAGTATTCTCCCTCAGGAGCACCATATTCCGGAAGATCTATACTGGGATCTGCCATTGCTTGAGCATAGAGTGGATCCCTTCCTTTGGATTCAGCAGCACTCCTCATGGAAGCGAGCCAAGCTGATTGCGCTTTTTGATCAGCAGCATTTCCGTCTTGCGTAATAATCCCACTTGCTCCCATTGTTGCTTGTGGCTCCATATAAATATTATCCGTGTTGAGTGCAATATACGATCCTGCTGATAATGCTTGATTAACAATAAAGGAAGTTGTTGGTATCTCTAAATTCTGAAGCATTCCAGCAATTTCACTTGCAGCATCCACCCGTCCACCCGGTGTGTTAATTTCGAAAACGATATGATCTGCACCCTCATCAACAGCTTCTTGTGTTGCACGGGATAAAAAAGCTTCCAGGCCGCGTTCTACCTCGTTTTCAATCGGTATAATATGAACCAATTTTCCAGCACCATTCTCATTCGCTTTAACAGATTGACCTGCATCCGTTACTACTGCCAAAAAGATAGAGAATAATAAAATTATGTATATGGAACGTTTTTTGCCTGGCAATATATTCACCTCCCCTTTTGGTGCCTACCTCATATACGAATTTTAAGGCAATTGGTTTCATTTTATATACCGTCTGATTAAATAATATCATAAATAACCCGGTAAGTGATACTGCTAAAAAGATCCCTGTCAATATATATGACAAGGATCCTTATTTAATCAGCTTAATTGTTTTTGTACAAGTTTATTTATTTGTGTGCCGTCTGCCTTTCCTTTAACTTTAGGCATTATTGCACTCATCACTTTACCCATATCTTTTTTGGATGTTGCATTAACTTCTTGAATTGCCTGCTGTACAACTGCCTCCAGCTCTTCATCCGTTAGCTGTTTTGGCATATATTCCTGCAAAATATTGACTTCAGTGTCAAGTTTTTCAACAAGGTCATCACGTCCAGCTGTTTTAAATTCTTGGAGGGAATCTTTTCTTTGTTTCAACTCTCTGGAAAGAATAGTTAACTCTTCATCTTCCGACAGATTATCTTTACCAAGATTTATCAATTCATTT is part of the Virgibacillus sp. NKC19-16 genome and harbors:
- the ybeY gene encoding rRNA maturation RNase YbeY produces the protein MYIDFHDSTNSVPTDYIDLLHRLLLFSAEKEGISNEAEISVNFVDDKEIQELNRNYRQQDRPTDVISFALEETVEGELDIIGDDIPLVLGDIVISVDKAKEQAEEYNHSLEREIGFLTVHGFLHLLGYDHQEKQEETLMFQKQEDILRKFGIER
- the yqfD gene encoding sporulation protein YqfD; the encoded protein is MKHKQGAFITGYVTILIKGDRPELFFQRCMQQGIPVWDVKKTDDDTCSGNVRLRDVKEIKAIKRKTDYKLAFTDKKGYPFFIKRFIKKKPLMIGLIMSIMLVIFLSNIIWEVQITGVPTEIEEKISEQLDDYGVHSGAWIFTLEQPTAIQDQLIKDVPELLWVGVEQKGTTFYLEGVEKSIVEEEEPTGPQHLVATKKGVIKNMYVSQGLPKASVNDYVEPGDVLVSGIINEEENEENEEDEEDSERQLDLVAAEGDITATTWYEVSVNVPLEGNYEMLSGEQEKKYYLGIGNLQLPIWGFRDPDYEDIHRETNENSIRFFNWELPVKFIDTTLSEKVYNTVERTKEEAINTGIQQAKNELKLQLGPESQIISENVLHETIESGKVKLNLYISVEENIAKAEPIEPISQGD
- the floA gene encoding flotillin-like protein FloA (flotillin-like protein involved in membrane lipid rafts) codes for the protein MEISELMPIIIIALILIAVAILFTFIPVMLWISALAAGVKVGIFTLIGMRLRRVVPNRVINPLIKAHKAGLSVQTNQLESHYLAGGNVDRVVNALIAAHRANIELPFERGAAIDLAGRDVLEAVQMSVNPEVIETPFIAGIAMDGIEVKAKARITVRANIDRLVGGAGEETIIARVGEGVVSTIGSSEAHTKVLENPDMISQTVLSKGLDSGTAFEILSIDIADVDIGKNIGAILQTDQAEADKNIAQAKAEERRAMAVAQEQEMLARVQEMRAKVVEAEADVPLALAEALRSGNLGVMDYMSYKNIDADTDMRDSIGKLTEEDNDDNNPK
- the yqfC gene encoding sporulation protein YqfC, whose product is MKKWQQHIRPWLVKYLALPSDVMLELPRITIIGQIHVYIENHQGLATYSDTELRLKTNKGFIQITGSSFVLKMMLPEEILLEGTITEVKFIPD
- a CDS encoding NfeD family protein → MPGKKRSIYIILLFSIFLAVVTDAGQSVKANENGAGKLVHIIPIENEVERGLEAFLSRATQEAVDEGADHIVFEINTPGGRVDAASEIAGMLQNLEIPTTSFIVNQALSAGSYIALNTDNIYMEPQATMGASGIITQDGNAADQKAQSAWLASMRSAAESKGRDPLYAQAMADPSIDLPEYGAPEGEYLTLDPNSAVEVEYAQGIVDDRAELLNELGLSNATIFEAETALAEDVARFLTNPVVIPILLSIASLGLIVEIFSPGFGIPGIMGIVALLLFFYGHFIAGLAGTEAIVLLIIGIALIIAEFFVPGGIVGVLGALAVVGSLLMSGYDLGHMSMSIGIAFLVAVIAAVILFRRIGMDKGVFRHIILKDQTTTEQGYVSSQNRLELIGMEGIAVTPLRPSGAGEFGDERLDVISEGSFIDKDKQIKIVKVEGVRIVVIEL
- a CDS encoding PhoH family protein, which encodes MSENLTVIDLQLTSSSEALALFGNNDKYLKQLEEQLNVSIVTRGEKISVSGSDEDISLVQSVLLALLSVIRKGLSISERDVIYAVDLAKAGKIKQFETLFEDEITKNVKGKPIRIKTLGQKEYVANIRAYDLCFGIGPAGTGKTYLAVVMAVHALKNGLVKKIILTRPAVEAGESLGFLPGDLKEKVDPYLRPLYDALHDVLGAEHTLRLLERETIEIAPLAYMRGRTLDDAFVILDEAQNTTPEQIKMFLTRLGFGSKMIVTGDVTQIDLPKGATSGLKVASKLLSSVKGIAFIHLDQTDVVRHPLVQRIIDAYEKDS
- a CDS encoding GatB/YqeY domain-containing protein; protein product: MTLLEQLNQDMKQAMKEKDKEKLSVIRMIKASLQNELINLGKDNLSEDEELTILSRELKQRKDSLQEFKTAGRDDLVEKLDTEVNILQEYMPKQLTDEELEAVVQQAIQEVNATSKKDMGKVMSAIMPKVKGKADGTQINKLVQKQLS